The following coding sequences are from one Ooceraea biroi isolate clonal line C1 chromosome 5, Obir_v5.4, whole genome shotgun sequence window:
- the LOC105286994 gene encoding paraplegin, with protein sequence MQNLIRCSRRHYVAPGRIFNCKNVYQPTEKIAFGIKHLSFACGNGAHRLFLPVSHHAYKKIRKEFHAVQSALLHSDISKFSFHPRYDNIRYFNTTCSNPNKQSSQESGSDDSDKKPNKNEEINLLLRKLSMLLVLVYILLVGLRSQMNTSNSEFSISVSWNEFVYDMLSKGEVQAIVINPSFDHVVIVVHDGAIIKGRRAARRKYIMSVPNIENFEEKLRKVEKSLGIKPGQEVQIIYERKSEYIAGATQLLLIMLIAITAYAFLRKRFSFKPFEIISQMKQAKFTLVEPFVDKGKGVRFADVAGLKEAKIEVMEFVDYLKQPERYKALGAKVPQGALLLGPPGCGKTLLAKAVATEANVPFLSMNGSEFIEVFGGLGAARVRDLFKEAKKRAPSIVYIDEIDAIGKKRSESSAGLTNSESERTLNQLLVEMDGMISKEDVIILASTNRADMLDKALLRPGRFDRHILIDLPTLEERQQIFDTHLKKIALENEPSKYSEYLAYLTPGFSGADIANVCNEAALHAARDKKKQVDGDDLLYAIDRTIGGLVKRNNPLTPSTKRVVAYHEAGHALVGWLLEHTDALLKVTIVPRTNLSLGFAQYTQSDQKLHSQEQLSEQICMMLGGRVAEYITFGKISTGAQNDLEKVTKTAYHQVQQFGMSPAVGLVSFHEEVTDTTSKKPYSKKLANLMDAEVRRIIAEAYERTRQLLSSNKEKLDKLATALLERETLTYEDVEKLIGPPPFGKKRLVEPAEFEKSDAPRESPSIDGANI encoded by the exons ATGCAGAATCTAATCAGGTGTTCAAGACGGCATTATGTAGCGCCTGGTCggatatttaattgtaaaaatgtttatcaGCCGACGGAGAAGATAGCTTTTGGGATTAAACATTTAAGTTTCGCGTGTGGCAACGGCGCGCATAGGTTATTTCTTCCTGTATCTCATCAT GCCTATAAGAAAATTCGCAAAGAATTTCATGCTGTACAGTCTGCATTGTTGCACAGCGACATAAGCAAATTTAGCTTCCATCCGAGATATGACAATATCAGATACTTTAATACAACATGCAGTAATCCCAATAAGCAGTCGTCGCAGGAATCGGGCTCTGACGATTCCGACAAGaaaccgaataaaaatgaagaaattaacTTACTTTTGCGCAAGTTGTCCATGCTGCTTGTACTAGTATATATTCTTCTGGTTGGGCTCCGAAGTCAGATGAACACGTCAAATTCAGAA TTTTCAATTTCTGTCTCATGGAATGAATTTGTGTACGACATGTTGAGCAAAGGAGAGGTACAGGCAATTGTTATAAACCCATCTTTCGACCATGTTGTAATTGTTGTACACGATGGAGCCATTATTAAAGGTAGACGAGCCGCACGCAGGAAATACATCATGTCTGTACCAAACATTGAAAATTTTGAGGAGAAATTGAGGAAAGTGGAGAAAAGTCTTGGCATAAAACCAG GCCAGGAGgtgcaaattatttatgaaagaaaatcagAGTATATAGCAGGCGCCACACAATTATTACTTATCATGTTAATCGCTATCACTGCCTATGCCTTCTTGCGGAAACGGTTCTCTTTCAAGCCGTTCGAGATTATATCTCAGATGAAACAAGCGAAATTCACGTTGGTTGAACCGTTCGTGGATAAGGGTAAAGGTGTACGCTTCGCGGATGTGGCTGGATTGAAAGAAGCTAAGATAGAAGTAATGGAATTCGTTGATTATCTTAAGCAGCCAGAGCGTTACAAGGCGCTTGGCGCCAAGGTACCACAAG GAGCTTTGCTCTTGGGACCTCCCGGTTGCGGCAAAACGTTGTTAGCTAAAGCAGTGGCAACTGAGGCAAACGTTCCCTTCTTGTCGATGAACGGTTCCGAATTTATTGAGGTATTTGGTGGTTTAGGTGCCGCTCGAGTTAGGGACTTGTTTAAAGAAGCCAAAAAGAG AGCACCGAGCATCGTGTACATCGACGAGATTGATGCAATTGGCAAGAAACGTTCAGAAAGCTCGGCCGGTTTGACTAACAGCGAATCTGAACGAACGTTGAATCAACTTTTAGTAGAGATGGATGGAATGATATCGAAAGAAGACGTTATTATACTAGCCTCAACAAATAGGGCAGACATGTTGGACAAGGCTTTGTTAAGACCGGGCAGATTCGATAGGCACATTTTAATTGATCTTCCGACGTTAGAAGAGAGACAGCAAATCTTCGACACTCACCTGAAGAAAATAGCTTTGGAGAATGAACCTTCGAAGTATTCCGAATACCTAGCTTACCTTACTCCTGGTTTTAGCG GTGCTGACATAGCGAATGTCTGCAACGAGGCAGCTTTACATGCCGCGAGGGATAAAAAGAAGCAAGTAGACGGTGACGATCTTCTCTACGCGATCGACAGAACGATCGGTGGTTTGGTGAAGAGAAACAACCCGTTGACACCGTCGACGAAGCGCGTTGTCGCTTACCACGAAGCCGGCCATGCGCTGGTGGGCTGGTTGCTGGAGCACACCGACGCCTTGCTCAAAGTAACGATAGTGCCACGGACCAACTTGAGCCTGGGATTCGCGCAGTACACCCAATCCGACCAGAAGCTGCACAGCCAAGAGCAACTCTCCGAGCAGATATGTATGATGCTGGGCGGCCGAGTCGCGGAGTACATAACGTTCGGTAAAATCTCGACGGGCGCCCAAAATGACTTGGAAAAGGTTACAAAGACGGCGTATCATCAAGTTCAGCAATTTGGAATGAGTCCGGCTGTAGGTTTAGTTTCCTTCCATGAAGAAGTCACCGACACG ACAAGTAAAAAACCGTATAGTAAAAAATTAGCTAATCTGATGGATGCTGAAGTTAGAAGAATAATAGCAGAAGCGTACGAACGAACTCGGCAGTTACTGTCGAGTAACAAAGAGAAGTTAGATAAG CTTGCAACAGCTTTATTAGAAAGGGAAACATTGACATACGAGGATGTGGAAAAATTAATCGGACCTCCACCGTTCGGGAAGAAGAGGCTTGTCGAGCCGGCAGAATTTGAAAAATCCGATGCACCTAGAGAATCCCCATCGATAGATGGTGCAAACATATAG